A region of Piscinibacter gummiphilus DNA encodes the following proteins:
- a CDS encoding XdhC family protein has translation MENLDLAVLRQLRDWRRAERHALLATVVRTWGSSPRPVGSIMALSADGAVVGSVSGGCIEDDLVERHRHHPMAEAPPRFVTYGVTADEAHRFGLPCGGTLELLLEHDPDADALDDLVEAVSQGRLVRRAVRLSDGAVVQQPLHRPEGLRVADGVVSNTFGPAYRMLLIGAGQLAECLATMALFSGFDVTVCDPREAHRDAWSVAGAALVTGMPDDVVTAMRPDARTCIVALTHDPKLDDLALMEALRSEAFYVGAIGSRRNQVSRRERLTAHFGLTEAQMRRLHGPVGLDIGSRTPPEIAVSIMAEVIAVKNAVAAAVSRPAPVAAVT, from the coding sequence ATGGAGAACCTCGACCTCGCCGTGCTGCGGCAGCTGCGCGACTGGCGGCGCGCGGAACGGCACGCGCTGCTCGCCACGGTCGTGCGCACGTGGGGCTCGTCGCCGCGTCCCGTGGGCTCGATCATGGCGCTGTCGGCCGACGGCGCCGTGGTGGGGTCGGTCAGCGGCGGCTGCATCGAGGACGACCTCGTCGAGCGCCATCGGCACCACCCGATGGCGGAAGCCCCGCCCCGGTTCGTGACCTACGGCGTGACCGCCGACGAGGCCCACCGCTTCGGGCTGCCCTGCGGCGGCACGCTGGAACTGCTGCTCGAACACGACCCCGACGCCGACGCGCTCGACGACCTCGTGGAGGCCGTGTCGCAAGGCCGCCTCGTGCGACGCGCGGTGCGCCTGAGCGACGGTGCCGTGGTGCAGCAGCCGCTGCACCGGCCCGAGGGCCTGCGGGTGGCGGACGGCGTCGTCAGCAACACCTTCGGCCCGGCGTACCGCATGCTGCTGATCGGTGCCGGCCAGCTGGCCGAGTGCCTCGCCACGATGGCGCTCTTCAGCGGCTTCGACGTCACCGTGTGCGACCCGCGCGAGGCGCACCGTGACGCCTGGAGCGTCGCGGGCGCGGCCCTCGTCACCGGCATGCCGGACGACGTCGTCACCGCGATGCGCCCCGACGCCCGCACCTGCATCGTCGCCCTCACCCACGACCCGAAGCTCGACGACCTGGCGCTGATGGAGGCGTTGCGGTCGGAGGCCTTCTACGTGGGCGCCATCGGCAGCCGGCGCAACCAGGTGTCGCGCCGCGAGCGGCTGACGGCCCACTTCGGGCTCACCGAGGCGCAGATGCGGCGGCTGCACGGCCCCGTGGGCCTCGACATCGGCAGCCGCACGCCACCGGAGATCGCGGTGAGCATCATGGCGGAGGTGATCGCGGTGAAGAACGCGGTGGCCGCCGCGGTGTCGCGGCCGGCGCCCGTCGCGGCGGTCACCTGA
- a CDS encoding FAD binding domain-containing protein — MNPFTYERVTTAAAAASAAARQPGAKFIAGGTNLLDLMKLRVEAPVHLVDVNALPLDKIEPVDGGGLRIGALVRNTDLAADARVRRDYGVLSRALLAGASGQLRNKATTAGNLLQRTRCPYFYDTDQPCNKRQPGSGCSAIGGITRQHAVIGTSTACIATHPSDMAVAMRVLDATVETVRPDGQMRRIPIADFHRLPGDTPQVETVLERGELVTAVTLPPPVGGIHAYHKVRDRASYAFALVSVATIVQRDGTGRVAVGGVAHKPWRVEAAEAEFPRGAPAVAAKLLAGATPTDDNAFKVPLVERTLAAAIASART, encoded by the coding sequence ATGAACCCCTTCACCTACGAGCGCGTGACCACCGCGGCCGCCGCCGCCTCGGCCGCGGCCCGCCAGCCCGGCGCGAAGTTCATCGCCGGCGGCACCAACCTCCTCGACCTGATGAAGCTGCGCGTCGAGGCGCCGGTGCACCTGGTCGACGTCAACGCCCTGCCCCTGGACAAGATCGAACCCGTCGACGGGGGCGGCCTGCGCATCGGCGCGCTGGTGCGCAACACCGACCTCGCGGCCGACGCCCGCGTGCGCCGCGACTACGGCGTGCTGTCGCGCGCGCTGCTGGCCGGCGCTTCGGGCCAGTTGCGCAACAAGGCGACCACGGCCGGCAACCTGCTGCAGCGCACCCGCTGCCCGTACTTCTACGACACCGACCAGCCCTGCAACAAGCGGCAGCCCGGCAGCGGCTGCAGTGCCATCGGTGGCATCACGCGGCAGCACGCCGTGATCGGCACCAGCACGGCCTGCATCGCCACCCACCCGAGCGACATGGCCGTCGCGATGCGGGTGCTCGACGCCACGGTCGAGACGGTGCGCCCCGACGGCCAGATGCGCCGCATCCCCATCGCCGACTTCCACCGCCTGCCCGGCGACACCCCCCAGGTCGAGACGGTGCTGGAACGCGGCGAACTGGTCACGGCCGTGACGCTGCCGCCGCCGGTGGGCGGCATCCACGCCTATCACAAGGTGCGCGATCGGGCGTCGTACGCCTTCGCACTGGTGTCGGTGGCCACCATCGTGCAACGCGACGGCACGGGCCGCGTCGCGGTCGGCGGCGTCGCCCACAAGCCGTGGCGCGTCGAGGCGGCGGAGGCCGAGTTCCCGCGCGGCGCGCCCGCGGTGGCGGCGAAGCTGCTCGCGGGCGCGACGCCCACCGACGACAACGCCTTCAAGGTGCCGCTGGTCGAGCGCACGCTCGCCGCGGCCATCGCTTCCGCGAGGACCTGA
- the urtA gene encoding urea ABC transporter substrate-binding protein: MKVLLSALLRTLAMVSLPMVAQAADTIKVGVLHSLSGTMAISETALKDVALMAIDEINAKGGVLGKKLEPVVVDPASNWPLFAEKAKQLISQDEVVVMFGGWTSVSRKSIRPVVEELNGLLFYPAQYEGEAPSRNVFYTGAAPNQQAIPAVEYLMSKAGGGAKRFVLLGTDYVYPRTTNKILRAFLKSKGIADKDIDEKYTPFGHSDYQTIVTEVKKFAASGRTAVISTISGDSNVPFYKELGNQGLKATDLPVVALSVGEEELRDVDTKPLVGQLAAWNYFMSLKNPTNDAFKKQWAAYAKAKKLPGADKPLTNDPMEATYIGIHMWAQAVEKAKSTDTDKVIAAMAGQTFKAPSGFVAKMDEKNHHLHKPVFIGAIRADGQFDVLSESGPIPAVAFGPPAASCRSDECACEGKKDVCSRSCCK, from the coding sequence ATGAAAGTGCTGCTTTCTGCTTTGCTTCGTACACTGGCGATGGTGAGTCTGCCGATGGTCGCCCAGGCCGCCGACACCATCAAGGTGGGGGTGCTTCACTCGCTGTCGGGGACGATGGCCATCTCCGAGACCGCCCTGAAGGATGTCGCGCTGATGGCCATCGACGAGATCAACGCCAAGGGGGGCGTGCTCGGCAAGAAGCTCGAGCCGGTGGTCGTGGATCCGGCCTCCAACTGGCCCCTGTTCGCCGAGAAGGCCAAGCAGTTGATCTCGCAGGACGAGGTTGTCGTGATGTTCGGCGGCTGGACCAGCGTGTCGCGCAAGTCGATTCGGCCGGTCGTCGAGGAGCTCAACGGCCTGCTGTTCTATCCTGCGCAGTACGAAGGTGAAGCGCCGAGCAGGAACGTGTTCTACACGGGCGCGGCTCCGAACCAGCAGGCCATCCCCGCCGTGGAATACCTGATGAGCAAGGCCGGTGGCGGCGCCAAGCGCTTTGTGCTGCTGGGCACCGACTACGTCTACCCACGCACCACCAACAAGATCCTGCGTGCCTTCCTCAAGAGCAAGGGTATCGCCGACAAGGACATCGACGAGAAGTACACGCCGTTCGGCCACAGCGACTACCAGACCATCGTCACCGAGGTGAAGAAGTTCGCCGCCAGTGGTAGGACCGCGGTGATCTCGACGATCAGCGGCGACTCGAACGTGCCGTTCTACAAGGAACTGGGCAACCAGGGCCTGAAGGCGACCGACCTGCCCGTTGTCGCTCTGTCAGTGGGTGAGGAAGAACTCCGCGACGTCGACACCAAGCCGCTGGTGGGGCAACTGGCCGCCTGGAACTACTTCATGAGCCTCAAGAACCCGACGAACGACGCGTTCAAGAAGCAATGGGCCGCCTACGCCAAGGCCAAGAAGCTGCCGGGCGCCGACAAGCCGCTGACCAACGACCCGATGGAAGCCACCTACATCGGCATCCACATGTGGGCCCAGGCCGTCGAGAAGGCCAAGAGCACCGACACCGACAAGGTCATCGCCGCGATGGCCGGCCAGACCTTCAAGGCCCCGAGCGGCTTCGTCGCGAAGATGGACGAGAAGAACCATCACCTGCACAAGCCGGTGTTCATCGGGGCTATTCGAGCAGACGGACAGTTCGATGTCCTCAGTGAGTCTGGACCGATTCCTGCCGTGGCGTTCGGTCCTCCGGCGGCGAGTTGCCGAAGCGACGAGTGTGCGTGCGAGGGAAAGAAAGACGTGTGCAGCAGGTCGTGCTGCAAATGA
- a CDS encoding CPBP family intramembrane glutamic endopeptidase — MTDWTFAVLGLAILAVWLPPLPLGRKPIPSWPFAFATALILGFASGVLRRPALPVLAVFAALVWAASSAPRGRPFFIVLAGAMAVALSVHVLPGFANPKVFDAERLTPDALPFTQYLNFDKGTAGLFLLAAFAPRVRRWREAGAIAWPLSLAALSSSILVLGLAVALGLVRLDPHWHPLAPTFLAVNLLFTCVAEEAFFRGLLQHRLPGPRPLAVVVSAGLFGLVHLPAGIAYAALATVLGLGCALVFERTRRIESAIAVHFAVNAVHFVGFTYPMIASA, encoded by the coding sequence ATGACCGACTGGACCTTCGCCGTGCTGGGACTCGCCATCCTGGCGGTCTGGCTGCCCCCACTGCCCCTGGGGCGCAAGCCGATCCCCAGCTGGCCCTTCGCCTTCGCCACGGCCCTGATCCTGGGGTTCGCCAGCGGCGTGCTGCGGCGGCCGGCCTTGCCGGTGCTCGCCGTTTTCGCGGCGCTGGTGTGGGCCGCGTCGAGCGCACCTCGAGGCCGCCCGTTCTTCATCGTCCTGGCCGGTGCGATGGCCGTCGCCCTGTCGGTCCACGTGCTGCCCGGCTTCGCCAACCCGAAGGTGTTCGACGCCGAACGCCTCACACCCGACGCCCTGCCCTTCACGCAGTACCTCAACTTCGACAAGGGCACGGCGGGGCTGTTCCTGCTGGCCGCGTTCGCACCGCGCGTGCGTCGCTGGCGAGAGGCCGGAGCGATCGCATGGCCGCTGTCGCTCGCCGCCCTGTCGAGCTCGATCCTGGTGCTCGGCCTCGCCGTCGCGCTGGGCCTCGTGCGCCTCGATCCCCACTGGCATCCACTCGCGCCGACCTTCCTCGCCGTCAACCTGCTGTTCACCTGCGTGGCCGAGGAGGCCTTCTTCCGAGGCCTGCTGCAGCACCGGCTGCCCGGCCCCCGGCCGCTCGCGGTCGTGGTGTCCGCGGGGCTGTTCGGCCTCGTGCACCTGCCCGCCGGCATCGCCTACGCCGCGCTCGCCACCGTGCTGGGCCTGGGCTGCGCCCTCGTGTTCGAACGCACCCGCCGCATCGAGAGCGCCATCGCCGTGCACTTCGCGGTCAACGCGGTCCACTTCGTCGGCTTCACCTACCCGATGATCGCCAGCGCGTGA
- a CDS encoding DUF3466 family protein encodes MNARRAFAAAMLAAWLASPSAAAIGTYRLQDISAGGTLQFSVGIDNQGGVLAESWHWAAGGYYTSPATGVVLLTDPMVPGVPPNTVPNTPRGADINAAGVITGTWYPLGEVRAFRYTSDGGMRDLGLSGVEGNGTDDAGNTVGRFRGGTGRDYFVADPGGNLAVHTAPVALAGIAGLRNDGVIVANRQHATDSERPVAGLLENGTWRDLATGGAYSSHAMGFNEQGAVVGMQAVYSDMAGIPIQHAFAYTPEAGVVDLVDAMPWLNQFSTAAAVNEQGLVVGYGARGDMWETFSFLHDLSTGQLVDLASVLLPGTAAGWTNMYLVDVNDSGQIAGWGQFEGNVRAFLLSPAAPVPEPATALMMALGLVALGAATRRRIR; translated from the coding sequence GTGAACGCCCGCCGCGCATTCGCCGCGGCGATGCTCGCCGCGTGGCTCGCCTCGCCGTCCGCCGCCGCCATCGGCACGTACCGGCTGCAGGACATCAGCGCAGGCGGCACGCTGCAGTTTTCGGTCGGGATCGACAACCAGGGCGGCGTGCTGGCCGAGTCCTGGCACTGGGCCGCCGGGGGCTACTACACGAGCCCGGCGACCGGGGTCGTGCTGCTGACCGATCCGATGGTGCCGGGCGTGCCACCCAACACCGTGCCGAACACGCCGCGTGGCGCGGACATCAACGCCGCCGGCGTGATCACGGGCACCTGGTACCCCCTGGGCGAGGTGCGCGCGTTCCGATACACGAGTGACGGTGGCATGCGCGACCTGGGCCTCTCGGGCGTCGAGGGGAACGGCACCGACGACGCGGGAAACACGGTGGGCCGCTTCCGAGGCGGGACCGGGCGCGATTACTTCGTCGCCGACCCCGGCGGCAACCTGGCCGTGCACACCGCGCCCGTCGCGCTGGCGGGCATCGCGGGGCTGCGCAACGACGGCGTGATCGTGGCGAACCGCCAGCACGCGACCGATTCCGAACGCCCCGTGGCCGGCCTGCTCGAGAACGGCACGTGGCGCGACCTCGCGACCGGTGGCGCGTACTCGAGCCACGCCATGGGCTTCAACGAGCAGGGGGCCGTCGTCGGCATGCAGGCCGTCTACTCGGACATGGCCGGCATCCCGATCCAGCATGCCTTCGCGTACACGCCCGAGGCCGGCGTCGTGGACCTCGTGGACGCCATGCCCTGGCTCAACCAGTTCAGCACCGCCGCGGCGGTCAACGAACAGGGGCTGGTCGTCGGGTACGGCGCGCGCGGTGACATGTGGGAGACCTTCTCGTTCCTGCACGACCTCTCCACGGGCCAGCTGGTCGACCTCGCGAGCGTGCTGTTGCCCGGCACCGCGGCCGGGTGGACCAACATGTACCTCGTCGACGTGAACGATTCGGGCCAGATCGCGGGCTGGGGCCAGTTCGAGGGGAACGTCCGCGCGTTCCTGCTGTCGCCGGCGGCGCCCGTGCCGGAGCCGGCCACCGCGCTGATGATGGCACTGGGCCTTGTCGCCCTGGGGGCGGCCACGCGCCGGCGGATCAGGTGA
- a CDS encoding PEP-CTERM sorting domain-containing protein — MNTKIHAVRSAALAALFCAAANAATAGLAELRWASRDGEGLIVFDQSVPDSDPTFNEGLFIGTIVSYNVLGWDENMVPARFAGTGGTMFKRAWPSTTCPATFDCPEESYTTLIQLGTATPGAPSRWQVNFNLAESGEPDEHLPFFEDGRGWSYGHLSNPSQTRTYSTLGLAGYISLSPLATPVPEPGTLALFGLGLAAIAGRRAIRGHGDSR; from the coding sequence ATGAACACGAAGATTCATGCAGTTCGGTCGGCCGCGCTCGCGGCGTTGTTCTGTGCCGCCGCGAATGCCGCGACGGCTGGCCTCGCGGAGTTGCGATGGGCCAGCCGCGACGGCGAGGGGCTCATCGTCTTCGACCAGTCCGTGCCGGACAGCGACCCCACGTTCAACGAGGGCCTCTTCATCGGCACCATCGTGAGCTACAACGTGCTGGGCTGGGACGAGAACATGGTGCCCGCGCGGTTCGCGGGCACGGGCGGCACGATGTTCAAGCGTGCATGGCCCAGCACCACCTGCCCGGCCACCTTCGATTGTCCCGAAGAGTCGTACACGACGCTGATCCAGCTCGGCACGGCGACGCCGGGCGCTCCGAGCCGGTGGCAGGTGAACTTCAACCTCGCGGAGTCCGGCGAGCCGGACGAACACCTCCCGTTCTTCGAAGATGGCCGCGGCTGGTCCTACGGCCATCTCTCCAACCCGTCGCAAACGCGTACCTACTCGACGTTGGGCCTCGCGGGGTACATCAGCCTCAGCCCGCTGGCCACGCCGGTGCCGGAGCCCGGCACGCTGGCCCTGTTCGGGCTGGGACTCGCGGCGATCGCGGGCCGCCGCGCCATCCGCGGGCACGGAGACTCCCGGTGA
- the thpR gene encoding RNA 2',3'-cyclic phosphodiesterase has protein sequence MSDQMSLMGFDPPPVPTDRLFLALLPDAPARQSIAQAIEGLRADHGLTAKAVQPDKLHVTLFHVGDFPGIPPGLLDKVHAAASQAARVAPFEVAFDRAASFSGRPGNRPFVLRGGEALAPLVAFQKSLSDALARVNIVRKERVYTPHVTLLYDDPLVPEQAVAPVSWTVSEFVLIDSLMNQPVKRYDVLARWPLSG, from the coding sequence ATGTCCGACCAGATGTCCCTGATGGGATTCGATCCCCCGCCGGTGCCCACCGACCGCCTGTTCCTCGCGCTGCTGCCGGATGCGCCCGCGCGACAGAGCATCGCCCAGGCGATCGAGGGGCTGCGGGCGGACCACGGGCTCACTGCCAAGGCCGTGCAGCCGGACAAGCTGCACGTGACGCTCTTCCACGTGGGGGACTTCCCCGGCATCCCTCCGGGCCTGCTCGACAAGGTGCACGCCGCCGCGTCGCAGGCCGCGCGGGTGGCGCCGTTCGAGGTCGCGTTCGACCGGGCCGCCAGCTTCTCGGGCCGGCCGGGCAACCGGCCGTTCGTGTTGCGGGGCGGCGAGGCGCTCGCACCGCTGGTCGCGTTCCAGAAGTCGCTGTCGGATGCGCTGGCCCGCGTCAACATCGTGCGCAAGGAGCGCGTGTACACGCCCCACGTCACGCTGCTCTACGACGACCCGCTGGTGCCGGAGCAGGCCGTGGCCCCCGTCTCGTGGACGGTGTCCGAGTTCGTGCTGATCGACAGCCTGATGAACCAGCCGGTCAAGCGCTACGACGTGCTCGCGCGCTGGCCGCTGTCGGGCTGA
- the paoC gene encoding aldehyde oxidoreductase molybdenum-binding subunit PaoC yields MKFDTPATTNPIDQLKVIGKPTDRIDGPLKTTGTARYAYERHDAVPDAAYGVVVGAGIAKGRIVSMDLAAARAAPGVRAIVTGANAGKLGKGNFNTARLLAGPGVQHYHQAVALVVADTFEQARAAAQLVRVEYVATRGQFDLSAAKDGAKAPKPNDFSGPPDTAVGDFATAFAAAPLTLDATYTTPDQSHAMMEPHASTAAWHGGHLTVWTSNQMIAWSVGDLAKTLGIPADRVRLVSPFIGGGFGGKLFVRADAVLAALGSKAAGRPVKVALQRPLMMNNTTHRPATIQRIRIGADAAGKITAIGHEGWSGDLPGGGPETAVNQTRLLYAGANRLTATRLAVLDLPEGNAMRAPGEAPGLMALEIAMDEMAERAKLDPVEFRVVNDTQVDPEKPGRPFSQRRLVECLRLGAERFGWSRRNPRPGSTRDGRWLVGYGVAAAFRNNLVMKSAARVRLDARGRVAVETDMTDIGTGSYTIIAQTAAEMMGVPLDHVAVRLGDSTYPVSAGSGGQWGGNSATAGVYAACVKLRQSVARKAGFMSGEPVFADGRVQLGDRSVTLAEVAGPDGLVAEDFMEYGDLGQKAQQSTFGAHFVEVAVDAATGEIRVRRMLAVCAAGRILNPKAARSQVIGAMSMGVGAALMEELAVDHRRGFFVNHDLAGYEVPVHADIPHQEVVFLDETDPQSSPMKAKGVGELGICGVAAAVANAVYNATGVRVRDYPITLDKLLPGLPAVA; encoded by the coding sequence ATGAAGTTCGACACCCCCGCCACCACCAACCCGATCGACCAGCTCAAGGTCATCGGCAAGCCCACCGACCGCATCGACGGCCCGCTGAAGACCACCGGCACCGCCCGCTACGCGTACGAACGCCACGACGCCGTGCCTGACGCCGCGTACGGCGTCGTCGTGGGCGCCGGCATCGCGAAGGGCCGCATCGTGTCCATGGACCTGGCCGCCGCGCGCGCCGCCCCCGGCGTGCGCGCCATCGTCACGGGCGCGAACGCCGGCAAGCTCGGCAAGGGCAACTTCAACACCGCGCGGCTGCTCGCCGGCCCCGGCGTGCAGCACTACCACCAGGCCGTCGCGCTCGTCGTCGCCGACACGTTCGAGCAGGCCCGGGCGGCCGCGCAGCTGGTGCGGGTCGAGTACGTCGCGACGCGCGGCCAGTTCGACCTGTCGGCCGCGAAGGATGGCGCCAAGGCCCCGAAGCCCAACGACTTCAGCGGCCCGCCGGACACCGCCGTGGGCGACTTCGCCACGGCCTTCGCCGCCGCGCCCCTGACCCTCGACGCCACGTACACCACCCCCGACCAGTCCCACGCGATGATGGAGCCCCATGCGTCCACCGCCGCATGGCACGGCGGACACCTCACGGTCTGGACGTCGAACCAGATGATCGCGTGGAGCGTGGGCGACCTCGCGAAGACGCTGGGCATCCCGGCCGACCGCGTGCGCCTCGTCTCGCCGTTCATCGGCGGCGGATTCGGCGGCAAGCTGTTCGTGCGGGCGGACGCGGTGCTCGCCGCGCTCGGCTCGAAGGCCGCCGGCCGGCCCGTCAAGGTGGCCCTGCAGCGCCCGCTGATGATGAACAACACCACGCACCGGCCCGCGACGATCCAGCGCATCCGCATCGGCGCGGACGCCGCGGGGAAGATCACCGCGATCGGCCACGAGGGCTGGTCCGGGGACCTGCCCGGCGGTGGCCCCGAGACGGCCGTCAACCAGACCCGCCTGCTCTACGCCGGCGCGAACCGCCTGACCGCCACCCGCCTCGCGGTGCTGGACCTGCCCGAGGGCAACGCCATGCGCGCGCCCGGCGAGGCGCCGGGCCTGATGGCCCTCGAGATCGCGATGGACGAGATGGCCGAACGCGCGAAGCTCGACCCGGTCGAGTTCCGCGTGGTGAACGACACGCAGGTCGACCCCGAGAAGCCCGGCCGGCCGTTCTCGCAGCGCCGCCTCGTCGAATGCCTGCGCCTGGGCGCCGAGCGCTTCGGCTGGAGCCGGCGCAATCCCCGGCCCGGCAGCACGCGCGACGGCCGCTGGCTGGTGGGCTACGGTGTGGCCGCGGCATTCCGCAACAACCTCGTGATGAAGTCGGCGGCGCGGGTGCGCCTCGACGCGCGCGGCCGGGTCGCGGTGGAGACCGACATGACCGACATCGGCACGGGCAGCTACACCATCATCGCGCAGACCGCCGCCGAAATGATGGGCGTCCCGCTGGACCACGTGGCGGTGCGCCTGGGCGATTCCACCTACCCGGTGTCGGCCGGCTCCGGCGGGCAGTGGGGCGGCAACAGCGCCACCGCCGGCGTGTACGCCGCGTGCGTGAAGCTGCGCCAGTCGGTGGCCCGCAAGGCCGGCTTCATGTCGGGCGAGCCGGTGTTCGCCGACGGCCGCGTGCAGCTGGGCGACCGCTCGGTGACGCTGGCCGAGGTGGCGGGCCCCGACGGCCTCGTCGCCGAGGACTTCATGGAATACGGCGACCTCGGCCAGAAGGCCCAGCAGTCCACCTTCGGCGCGCACTTCGTCGAGGTGGCGGTGGACGCCGCGACCGGCGAGATCCGCGTGCGGCGCATGCTCGCGGTGTGCGCGGCGGGCCGCATCCTGAACCCCAAGGCGGCCCGCAGCCAGGTGATCGGTGCGATGTCGATGGGCGTGGGCGCGGCGCTGATGGAGGAGCTCGCGGTGGACCACCGCCGCGGCTTCTTCGTGAACCACGACCTCGCCGGCTACGAGGTGCCCGTGCACGCCGACATCCCGCACCAGGAGGTGGTCTTCCTCGACGAGACCGATCCGCAGTCGTCGCCGATGAAGGCCAAGGGCGTGGGCGAGCTGGGCATCTGCGGCGTGGCCGCGGCCGTCGCGAACGCGGTCTACAACGCCACCGGCGTGCGCGTGCGCGACTACCCCATCACGCTCGACAAGCTCCTCCCGGGCCTGCCGGCCGTCGCCTGA
- a CDS encoding SDR family oxidoreductase, translating to MSQKVAVVVGGGSGMGAAAARRLAADGFGVAVLSSSGKGEALGRELGGIGVTGSNRSTEDLQRLVDLTVARWGRIDVLVNSAGHGPRAPVLELTDEQWHTGMEVYLLNVIRATRLVTPHMVKQNGGAIVNISTAWVAEPSPMFPTSAVFRAGLAAFTKLFADEHAAHHVRMNNVLPGWIDSLPEKDDRRANVPMQRYGTSEEIAATIAFLASEGAAYITGQNLRVDGGLMRSI from the coding sequence ATGTCCCAGAAAGTCGCGGTGGTGGTCGGTGGTGGGAGCGGCATGGGCGCCGCGGCGGCGCGCCGGCTGGCGGCCGACGGATTCGGCGTCGCCGTCCTGTCCTCGTCGGGCAAGGGCGAAGCGCTGGGCCGGGAACTGGGCGGCATCGGGGTGACCGGGTCGAACCGGTCCACCGAGGACCTGCAGCGCCTCGTGGACCTCACGGTCGCACGCTGGGGTCGCATCGACGTGCTCGTCAACAGCGCCGGCCACGGGCCGCGTGCGCCGGTGCTCGAACTCACCGACGAGCAGTGGCACACCGGGATGGAGGTCTACCTGCTCAACGTGATCCGCGCCACGCGGCTCGTCACGCCCCACATGGTGAAGCAGAACGGAGGCGCCATCGTCAACATCTCCACGGCGTGGGTGGCCGAGCCGAGCCCGATGTTCCCGACCTCGGCCGTCTTCCGCGCGGGCCTTGCAGCCTTCACGAAGCTGTTCGCCGACGAACATGCCGCGCACCACGTGCGCATGAACAACGTGCTGCCCGGCTGGATCGACAGCCTGCCCGAGAAGGACGACCGCCGTGCGAACGTGCCGATGCAGCGCTACGGCACCAGCGAGGAGATCGCCGCCACCATCGCGTTCCTCGCGTCCGAAGGCGCGGCCTACATCACCGGACAGAACCTCCGCGTGGACGGCGGCCTGATGCGATCCATCTGA
- the paoA gene encoding aldehyde dehydrogenase iron-sulfur subunit PaoA, producing the protein MEKSIDLNLSRRDLLIAGAGAASTTVATGPAAAAPGAPASSKPASGVPTMKVSFTVNGTAQTLELDTRTTLLDALREHLHLTGTKKGCDHGQCGACTVIADGRRINACLSLAVMHEGSKVTTIEGLGAPGKLHPMQAAFVKHDGYQCGYCTPGQICSAVAVLDEVKAGIPSHVSADLNVRPLLSAEELRERMSGNICRCGAYSNIVDAITEVAGSAS; encoded by the coding sequence ATGGAAAAGAGCATCGACCTGAACCTCTCGCGCCGCGACCTGCTGATCGCAGGCGCCGGCGCCGCCTCCACCACGGTGGCCACCGGCCCCGCGGCCGCCGCGCCGGGCGCCCCCGCGTCGTCGAAACCCGCGTCGGGCGTGCCCACGATGAAGGTGTCCTTCACGGTCAACGGCACCGCGCAGACACTCGAACTCGACACCCGCACCACGCTGCTCGACGCGCTGCGCGAGCACCTGCACCTCACCGGCACGAAGAAGGGCTGCGACCACGGCCAGTGCGGGGCCTGCACGGTCATCGCCGACGGCCGGCGCATCAACGCGTGCCTGTCACTCGCGGTCATGCACGAGGGTTCGAAGGTCACCACGATCGAAGGCCTCGGCGCGCCGGGCAAGCTGCACCCGATGCAGGCGGCCTTCGTGAAACACGACGGCTACCAGTGCGGCTACTGCACGCCGGGACAGATCTGTTCGGCCGTGGCGGTGCTCGACGAGGTGAAGGCGGGCATCCCGAGCCATGTCAGCGCCGACCTGAACGTCCGGCCGCTGCTGTCCGCCGAGGAGTTGCGCGAGCGCATGAGCGGCAACATCTGCCGTTGCGGCGCCTATTCCAACATCGTCGACGCGATCACCGAAGTCGCCGGGAGCGCCTCATGA
- a CDS encoding oxidoreductase-like domain-containing protein: MTTTALPDPDPMPVAPEPPDLDECCGNGCDPCIFDLHDLAMDAYRQDLRAWRERHPEASAGG, translated from the coding sequence ATGACGACGACCGCCCTGCCCGATCCGGACCCGATGCCCGTGGCCCCGGAGCCGCCCGACCTCGACGAATGCTGCGGCAATGGCTGCGATCCGTGCATCTTCGACCTGCACGACCTCGCGATGGATGCGTACCGGCAGGACCTGCGGGCATGGCGGGAGCGGCATCCGGAGGCCTCGGCCGGGGGTTAG